Proteins from a single region of Flaviflexus salsibiostraticola:
- a CDS encoding DNA-3-methyladenine glycosylase, producing the protein MRDPCEVAPMLLGATISTDVAVRIVEVEAYRGEFDPGSHAFRGRTARNASMFGPPGHLYVYYIYGMHWSANIVCWPEGQAGGVLLRAGEVVDNHEVARTRRVAAKTDRDLARGPARLAQALGIDGSFNGTRIGDRIRLEASPEPVEWTSGPRVGVSGAGGTNEYPLRFWIPGDRHVSPYRPGKP; encoded by the coding sequence ATGCGCGACCCGTGCGAGGTCGCCCCTATGCTGCTCGGCGCGACGATCTCGACCGACGTGGCGGTGCGGATCGTTGAGGTTGAGGCGTACCGCGGTGAGTTCGATCCCGGCTCGCATGCGTTCCGGGGGAGGACAGCGCGGAACGCCTCGATGTTCGGCCCGCCCGGTCATCTGTACGTCTACTACATCTACGGGATGCATTGGTCGGCGAACATCGTGTGCTGGCCCGAGGGTCAGGCCGGCGGTGTCCTCCTCCGAGCCGGCGAGGTGGTCGACAATCACGAGGTGGCCCGCACCCGGAGGGTTGCGGCAAAGACGGACCGCGACCTGGCGCGTGGACCGGCCCGGCTCGCCCAGGCTCTCGGCATCGACGGATCCTTCAACGGGACCCGCATCGGTGATCGCATCAGGCTCGAGGCATCGCCGGAGCCCGTCGAGTGGACCTCAGGCCCGCGAGTCGGCGTGTCCGGAGCCGGCGGCACGAACGAATACCCGTTGCGCTTCTGGATTCCCGGCGACCGACACGTCAGCCCCTACCGCCCGGGCAAACCGTGA
- a CDS encoding MFS transporter, translating to MRALIAPIYLPSLVYSVGNGALQPVVVLAALEIGFSQAGASAVLGVAGLVGVFSAPVLGRVITRLGDRRSLICASVLALFALGMSISAMLVPDTPYATGAFMVGIALVAISLNVWMLARQAYIADALPGEWRGRGLSTLGGMLRLGVLIGPLASTALIALWGLESIFVMNAVTVAIALALIVRFLTPLPSRAPSETRADHSPDAHPGGVVRPDLRSTAIAGIGVSTLMVLRSNKNVIIPLWGTTLGLDNEIITLAFAVSALIDTAMFYPGGRLSDRHGRLWGLVPSLAIMSVAIGLMVVWVDSLGFFVASALLGLGNGFGSGILMTIGADLSPSTNRAHFLGYWQAISNSGMAAGPFVVSTMTAAIGISAALWATAGIGILGAVWFSALLPPTYRRLGLTLKGMPLREDFE from the coding sequence GTGCGGGCGCTGATCGCACCCATCTATCTGCCGTCGCTCGTCTACTCGGTCGGCAATGGGGCACTCCAGCCGGTAGTCGTGCTCGCCGCACTCGAGATCGGGTTCTCGCAGGCCGGTGCATCGGCAGTCCTGGGCGTGGCCGGCCTCGTCGGCGTATTCTCCGCCCCCGTCCTCGGCCGTGTCATCACGCGGCTCGGGGACCGAAGGTCCCTCATCTGCGCGAGTGTGCTCGCGCTCTTCGCGCTCGGAATGTCGATCAGCGCCATGCTCGTCCCCGACACGCCGTACGCGACCGGCGCCTTCATGGTCGGCATCGCCCTCGTCGCCATCTCCCTCAATGTGTGGATGCTCGCACGGCAGGCCTACATCGCCGATGCTCTGCCGGGTGAGTGGCGTGGCCGGGGTCTGTCGACACTGGGCGGCATGCTTCGGCTCGGGGTTCTCATCGGCCCGCTTGCGTCGACGGCGCTCATTGCCCTCTGGGGCCTGGAATCGATCTTCGTCATGAACGCGGTGACCGTGGCGATCGCGCTCGCTCTCATCGTCCGCTTCCTGACGCCGCTGCCATCACGGGCACCGAGCGAGACCCGTGCGGACCACAGTCCGGATGCGCATCCCGGCGGCGTGGTGCGTCCGGATCTCCGCTCGACGGCGATCGCCGGCATCGGCGTCTCGACCCTCATGGTGCTCCGCTCGAACAAGAACGTCATCATTCCCCTCTGGGGGACAACTCTGGGGCTGGACAACGAGATCATCACCCTCGCTTTCGCCGTCTCCGCACTGATCGACACTGCGATGTTCTATCCGGGCGGTCGACTCTCCGATCGCCACGGTCGGCTGTGGGGGCTGGTGCCCAGTCTCGCGATCATGTCGGTCGCCATCGGGCTCATGGTGGTGTGGGTGGATTCGCTCGGTTTCTTCGTGGCGAGCGCCCTGCTCGGCCTGGGCAACGGCTTTGGCTCAGGCATCCTCATGACGATCGGAGCGGATCTCTCCCCCTCGACCAATCGTGCACACTTCCTCGGCTACTGGCAGGCGATCTCCAATTCTGGCATGGCCGCAGGGCCATTCGTCGTCTCGACGATGACCGCGGCGATCGGGATCTCGGCCGCGCTGTGGGCGACGGCCGGCATCGGAATCCTTGGGGCGGTATGGTTCAGCGCGCTGCTGCCCCCGACATATCGGCGCCTCGGCCTCACGCTCAAGGGCATGCCGCTGCGCGAGGACTTCGAGTGA
- a CDS encoding EVE domain-containing protein, with the protein MTATFLFLVNPELAYDPYPDWERWAPLIRAGQTPQSRWNTGTRRHGITPGDRGLIVRVGSEPRGLVGACEVVSEVSVGPHWNPEARSLEAGYVDIAMKAVIDLDDPVTLDELRAAAPGVIWTPRQSGTRLPDEAAATIWNILFTETDIPAART; encoded by the coding sequence GTGACGGCGACGTTCCTCTTCCTCGTCAACCCCGAGCTCGCCTATGATCCGTACCCCGATTGGGAGCGGTGGGCGCCTCTCATCCGTGCAGGTCAGACGCCGCAGTCGCGCTGGAACACGGGTACGCGCAGGCATGGCATCACCCCGGGCGACCGCGGTCTCATCGTCAGGGTCGGCAGTGAGCCCCGGGGCCTCGTCGGTGCCTGCGAGGTCGTCTCAGAGGTCTCGGTCGGCCCACACTGGAACCCCGAGGCCCGCTCTCTGGAGGCCGGCTACGTCGACATCGCCATGAAGGCGGTCATCGATCTCGATGACCCCGTCACCCTTGATGAGCTCCGTGCGGCGGCGCCCGGTGTGATCTGGACGCCGCGTCAGTCGGGCACGCGCCTGCCCGATGAGGCGGCAGCGACGATCTGGAATATTCTGTTCACTGAGACCGACATCCCCGCCGCACGGACGTGA
- the argH gene encoding argininosuccinate lyase: MTDKNMALWGGRFEGGPADALAHLSKSTHFDWRLAIYDIRGSRAHARELGRAGLLTEPEVGEMIAALDRLEDDVRSGAFAPSQADEDVHTALERGLLERAGALGGKLRAGRSRNDQIATFVRMYLRDESRRIGTRVLDLVAALLSKAERAGDAIMPGRTHLQHAQPVLVAHHLLAHAWPLLRDVARLENADTRAAVSPYGAGALAGNTLGMDASAIADELGFDAVAENSIDATASRDIVAEYSFIFAMIGIDMSRLAEEIIVWNTKEFSFVTLDDSYSTGSSIMPQKKNPDVAELARGKSGRLIGDHAGLLATLKGLPLAYNRDLQEDKEPVFDQVDTLDALLPAMTGMIATMTLHCDRMAELAPQGFSLATDIAEWLVKQGVAFRDAHEISGSCVRVCEERGIELDQLSDEDFRAIDERLTPDVRDVLTIEGSVASRDGRGGTAPVRVAEQRSRAAAELERLRGFVQS; this comes from the coding sequence ATGACCGACAAGAATATGGCCCTGTGGGGAGGTCGCTTCGAGGGCGGCCCCGCCGATGCTCTCGCCCACCTGTCGAAGTCGACGCACTTCGACTGGCGACTCGCAATCTACGACATCAGGGGATCCCGCGCCCACGCCCGCGAGCTCGGCCGAGCCGGCCTGCTCACCGAGCCCGAGGTCGGAGAGATGATCGCCGCACTCGATCGTCTCGAAGATGATGTCCGCAGCGGCGCGTTCGCGCCGTCGCAGGCCGATGAAGACGTGCACACGGCGCTCGAGCGCGGACTCCTCGAACGCGCAGGAGCCCTTGGCGGAAAGCTGCGCGCAGGCCGGTCGCGCAACGACCAGATCGCGACGTTCGTCCGCATGTACCTGCGCGACGAGTCCCGAAGGATCGGTACCCGTGTCCTCGATCTCGTGGCCGCCCTTCTCTCGAAGGCCGAGAGAGCGGGGGACGCGATCATGCCCGGCCGCACCCACCTCCAACACGCACAGCCCGTCCTCGTCGCCCACCACCTGCTCGCCCACGCGTGGCCGCTGCTGCGGGACGTGGCACGGCTCGAGAATGCCGACACCCGCGCCGCCGTCTCGCCCTATGGAGCGGGTGCGCTCGCGGGGAACACACTGGGGATGGACGCGTCGGCGATCGCCGACGAGCTCGGCTTCGATGCCGTCGCCGAGAACTCGATCGATGCCACCGCGTCGCGGGACATCGTCGCCGAATACTCGTTCATCTTCGCGATGATCGGCATCGACATGTCGCGCCTCGCCGAAGAGATCATCGTCTGGAACACGAAGGAGTTCTCCTTCGTCACACTCGACGACTCCTACTCGACCGGCTCGTCGATCATGCCGCAGAAGAAGAACCCGGACGTGGCAGAACTGGCCCGCGGCAAGTCCGGTCGACTGATCGGCGATCACGCCGGCCTGCTCGCCACGCTCAAGGGGCTGCCGCTCGCGTACAACCGTGACCTCCAGGAGGACAAGGAGCCGGTGTTTGACCAGGTCGACACGCTCGACGCCCTGCTGCCGGCGATGACCGGCATGATCGCGACTATGACGCTTCACTGCGACCGCATGGCGGAGTTGGCGCCCCAAGGGTTCTCCCTCGCCACAGACATCGCCGAATGGCTCGTCAAGCAGGGGGTCGCGTTCCGGGATGCCCACGAGATCTCCGGCTCCTGTGTGCGAGTGTGCGAGGAGCGCGGCATCGAGCTCGATCAGCTCTCCGACGAGGACTTCCGTGCGATTGACGAGCGCCTGACTCCGGATGTGCGCGACGTTCTCACGATCGAAGGATCCGTTGCGTCGCGCGATGGCAGGGGCGGGACTGCGCCGGTGCGCGTGGCAGAGCAGCGGAGCCGCGCGGCAGCCGAACTCGAGCGACTTCGAGGCTTCGTCCAGTCGTGA